In Nitrospirota bacterium, a single window of DNA contains:
- a CDS encoding cupin domain-containing protein yields MNVKPIMRGMAIAVACLSLMGNARAEEGTHFWTVREVMEKNPLKEGEAAKWTPLINPMNSSLMMIQGDKQVPLHVHATHDEVVMVVEGTGTFTIGNEQKKIGPQSILHIPKGTPHGGTFDGRFAAVIVYTPEFDLGKPDRVRVDAPK; encoded by the coding sequence GTGAATGTGAAGCCGATCATGCGAGGAATGGCGATCGCCGTGGCCTGCCTTTCGCTCATGGGGAATGCCCGGGCCGAAGAGGGGACCCATTTCTGGACCGTTCGGGAAGTGATGGAGAAAAACCCGCTGAAGGAAGGGGAGGCGGCCAAGTGGACGCCCCTCATCAACCCAATGAATTCCAGCCTGATGATGATCCAAGGTGACAAGCAGGTTCCCTTGCACGTCCACGCCACTCACGATGAAGTGGTGATGGTGGTCGAGGGGACAGGCACATTCACCATCGGAAACGAGCAGAAGAAGATCGGTCCGCAATCGATCCTACACATCCCGAAAGGGACCCCGCACGGGGGGACGTTCGACGGGCGATTCGCGGCCGTCATCGTGTACACGCCGGAGTTCGACCTGGGTAAACCGGACCGCGTGCGGGTGGACGCACCCAAATAG
- a CDS encoding NAD(P)(+) transhydrogenase (Re/Si-specific) subunit beta: MLGESLVQYVYLLSAALFVLSLKWMGQVKTSRRGNWAGTIAMVLAIIGTLVSFDVRGWGWISLALIVGSLVGAPMAIWMPMTAVPQRTALSHAFGGLAAGLVGAAEYYTQAPNIDTFTMGALATEMLLGFLTFTGSLMAFGKLQEIIPTRPIIYPFRNVVSIGVLAAAVLMGVYLTINPEASTLLPLFIAAALAFGILLILPIGGADMPTVIAILNSYAGLSSSAMGFVLNNKLLIIAGALDGSSGLILSILMCKAMNRSFTNVLFAGVGTVQAGAGAGASPTGKTVQGYTVEDAATIFDGAKLVVVAPGYGMAVAQAQHAVKELSNVLAARGTDVKFAIHPVAGRMPGHMNVLLAEADVPYDQLWEMEKVNPLFPEAEVAIVVGANDVTNPAARTKTDSPLYGMPILDVDKARTVIFIKRSMNPGFAGIDNELFYLDKTMMVFGDAKKVITELAAAIKAS; this comes from the coding sequence ATGCTGGGAGAAAGCCTCGTTCAATACGTCTATCTCCTTTCCGCGGCCCTCTTCGTCTTGTCGCTGAAGTGGATGGGCCAGGTAAAGACGTCGCGACGCGGCAACTGGGCCGGCACGATCGCCATGGTCCTCGCCATCATCGGAACGCTCGTCAGTTTCGACGTGAGAGGTTGGGGTTGGATTTCCCTGGCGCTCATCGTCGGAAGTCTCGTCGGGGCGCCCATGGCGATCTGGATGCCGATGACCGCCGTTCCCCAACGGACGGCGCTCTCCCATGCTTTCGGCGGTCTCGCCGCGGGGCTCGTCGGCGCGGCGGAGTACTACACCCAAGCCCCCAACATCGACACGTTCACCATGGGCGCCCTCGCCACCGAGATGCTCCTCGGTTTCCTCACCTTCACGGGGAGCCTCATGGCCTTCGGCAAACTCCAGGAGATCATCCCCACGCGACCCATCATCTATCCGTTCCGAAATGTGGTGAGCATCGGAGTCCTGGCCGCCGCCGTTCTCATGGGGGTCTACCTCACGATCAACCCCGAGGCCTCCACTCTCCTCCCCCTGTTCATCGCCGCCGCCCTCGCGTTTGGAATTCTCCTCATCCTCCCCATCGGCGGAGCGGACATGCCCACCGTGATCGCCATTCTGAACTCCTATGCCGGCCTCTCCTCCTCGGCCATGGGTTTCGTGCTGAACAACAAGCTCCTGATCATCGCCGGTGCGCTCGACGGCTCCTCCGGCCTCATCCTCTCCATTCTCATGTGCAAGGCGATGAACCGCTCATTCACCAATGTGCTGTTCGCCGGAGTGGGCACGGTACAAGCGGGCGCCGGCGCGGGCGCATCGCCAACCGGCAAGACGGTGCAGGGGTACACCGTTGAAGACGCGGCGACGATCTTCGATGGCGCGAAACTCGTTGTCGTGGCGCCGGGATATGGCATGGCCGTGGCCCAGGCCCAGCACGCGGTCAAGGAATTGTCGAACGTCCTCGCCGCGCGGGGCACGGACGTCAAGTTCGCCATCCACCCCGTGGCGGGCCGCATGCCCGGTCACATGAACGTACTTCTGGCCGAAGCCGACGTCCCGTATGATCAGCTTTGGGAAATGGAGAAAGTGAATCCCCTTTTCCCCGAAGCAGAAGTAGCCATCGTGGTCGGCGCCAACGACGTAACGAATCCCGCGGCCCGCACGAAGACCGATTCTCCTCTCTACGGCATGCCCATCCTGGACGTGGACAAAGCTCGCACGGTCATCTTCATTAAGCGCAGCATGAACCCCGGCTTCGCGGGGATCGACAACGAGCTCTTTTATCTCGACAAGACCATGATGGTCTTCGGCGACGCCAAGAAAGTCATCACCGAACTCGCCGCCGCCATCAAGGCGTCCTGA
- a CDS encoding GDP-mannose 4,6-dehydratase, with amino-acid sequence MTSRTTAGTCGSFSVTIPARRNPWGCGKAVKVLITGAAGFVGSHLVELALEKGYDVVGVDCFTPSYDPSFKERNVSPLLHRKGFALVRADLSEIDLTPLLDGVDAVFHLSAQAAVRTSWGPQFVNYTKHNITVTQRLLEAAKGRNLRRFVYASSSSVYGEPGIYPLTEDLACRPISPYGVTKLAAEHLCMLYQKSYGVPCVALRYFTVYGPRQRPDMAFHKLIRSALKGETFALYGDGRQTRDFTFVSDAVGATHAALEAPAGEVINVGGGSRVTMLDVLDTLRSVLGRPVIMKEEPLQKGDVRHTWADLSRARQHLAYEPRVRLADGLRAEADWLRSLA; translated from the coding sequence ATGACTTCAAGAACCACAGCCGGAACGTGTGGAAGTTTCAGCGTCACAATCCCGGCCAGGCGGAATCCCTGGGGGTGCGGTAAGGCCGTGAAGGTATTGATTACCGGAGCGGCCGGATTTGTCGGTTCCCATCTGGTCGAACTCGCACTCGAGAAGGGTTACGACGTCGTGGGGGTCGACTGTTTCACGCCGTCCTACGATCCATCCTTCAAGGAGAGGAATGTCTCGCCCCTGTTGCATCGCAAGGGTTTTGCGTTGGTCCGAGCCGATCTCAGCGAAATCGATCTGACGCCGCTTCTGGACGGAGTCGACGCGGTGTTTCATCTTTCCGCCCAGGCTGCGGTCCGTACGAGTTGGGGTCCGCAGTTTGTGAACTACACGAAGCACAACATCACGGTGACGCAGCGGTTGCTCGAAGCGGCAAAGGGGCGCAACCTTCGCAGGTTTGTATACGCGTCCAGCTCCTCAGTGTATGGAGAGCCCGGGATCTATCCCCTCACCGAGGACCTCGCGTGCCGTCCGATTTCACCTTACGGCGTGACCAAGCTCGCCGCGGAGCATCTCTGCATGCTGTATCAGAAGTCCTACGGAGTTCCCTGCGTGGCACTGCGATATTTCACCGTTTACGGACCGAGGCAGAGGCCGGACATGGCGTTTCACAAGCTGATTCGATCCGCGCTCAAGGGGGAAACATTTGCGTTGTACGGCGATGGTCGCCAGACGCGCGATTTCACGTTCGTGTCGGATGCGGTCGGCGCCACCCATGCGGCATTGGAAGCTCCCGCGGGGGAAGTTATCAACGTGGGGGGGGGGAGCCGGGTGACCATGTTGGACGTGCTGGACACGCTTCGGTCCGTTCTCGGCCGGCCCGTGATTATGAAAGAGGAACCGCTCCAGAAAGGCGACGTCCGCCACACTTGGGCCGATCTTTCCCGGGCCCGTCAACATCTCGCCTATGAGCCGAGAGTCCGCTTGGCCGACGGCCTCCGTGCTGAGGCGGATTGGCTTCGGAGCCTCGCCTGA
- a CDS encoding Re/Si-specific NAD(P)(+) transhydrogenase subunit alpha — MKIGVPKESGQGENRVALVPDVIPKLISQKNEVLVQADAGAAAGFPDAVYKEKGAAIVSDQAGLFAQSEIVLMVSPPAPAEIAALREGTILISFLYPVAHVDKAKQLASRKITAIAMDLMPRISRAQPMDALSSQATVSGYKAVLQAADSLPKFFPMLMTAAGTISPAKVFVIGAGVAGLQAIATARRLGAVVEAYDVRPIVKEQIESLGAKYVNMEVEAKDAQDKGGYAKAQSEEFYRKQQEFMAKQCRNADVVITTALIPGQRAPRLITEDAVKGMRPGSVIVDLAAEQEGNCALTEPGKTVVKYGVTIHGQLNLPSTLAPHASQMYARNITSFLAQLVKDGKVNLNLSDEVIKGPLVTHDGKIVHEATLKAAEKK; from the coding sequence ATGAAAATTGGTGTTCCAAAAGAGTCCGGACAGGGTGAGAATCGGGTCGCACTGGTTCCCGATGTCATCCCCAAACTCATCTCTCAGAAGAATGAAGTCTTGGTGCAGGCGGACGCGGGCGCGGCAGCGGGCTTTCCCGACGCGGTGTACAAGGAAAAAGGCGCCGCCATCGTCTCGGATCAGGCAGGACTCTTCGCGCAATCCGAGATCGTCTTGATGGTCAGCCCTCCGGCCCCTGCCGAGATCGCCGCGCTGAGAGAAGGCACCATCCTCATTTCGTTCCTTTATCCGGTGGCCCACGTGGACAAGGCCAAACAATTAGCCTCCCGGAAGATCACGGCCATCGCCATGGACCTGATGCCGCGAATCTCCCGGGCTCAGCCCATGGACGCGCTCAGTTCACAAGCCACGGTGTCAGGCTACAAAGCGGTCCTCCAAGCCGCCGACTCGCTCCCGAAATTCTTCCCCATGCTCATGACCGCCGCCGGGACGATCTCCCCGGCCAAAGTATTCGTGATTGGAGCGGGCGTAGCCGGACTCCAGGCGATTGCCACCGCCCGCCGACTCGGTGCGGTGGTCGAAGCGTACGACGTTCGGCCCATCGTCAAGGAGCAAATCGAGAGCCTCGGCGCCAAATACGTCAACATGGAAGTTGAAGCGAAGGATGCCCAGGACAAGGGCGGATACGCGAAGGCCCAATCCGAGGAGTTCTACAGGAAACAGCAGGAGTTCATGGCCAAACAGTGCCGCAACGCGGACGTGGTCATCACCACCGCGCTCATTCCCGGTCAACGCGCGCCCCGGCTCATCACCGAGGATGCCGTCAAGGGCATGCGGCCCGGTTCGGTCATCGTCGATCTCGCGGCCGAGCAAGAAGGCAACTGCGCCCTGACCGAGCCGGGCAAGACGGTCGTCAAATATGGGGTGACGATCCATGGCCAACTCAACCTCCCTTCCACGCTCGCCCCGCACGCCAGCCAGATGTATGCGCGAAACATCACATCGTTCCTGGCGCAGTTGGTGAAGGACGGAAAAGTGAACTTGAACCTCTCCGACGAAGTCATCAAAGGGCCCCTCGTCACGCATGACGGGAAAATCGTCCACGAAGCAACGCTCAAAGCCGCGGAAAAGAAATAG
- the ruvX gene encoding Holliday junction resolvase RuvX: MLGIDVGDKRIGLAVSDELGTVASPLVTIHRERDADAVDRIARTVNELRVGVVVVGIPYSMDGSTGPQALKTLRFVEKLRPAVGMPVRLWDESLSTRRAEEGRRRLGRRDRKKGEKDRIAAAYILQDYLDAVRKSGGGL; this comes from the coding sequence GTGCTGGGTATTGACGTCGGTGACAAGAGAATCGGTCTCGCCGTTTCGGACGAACTGGGGACCGTGGCCTCCCCGCTGGTGACGATCCACCGCGAGCGCGACGCAGATGCCGTCGATCGGATTGCGAGGACGGTCAATGAACTCCGGGTAGGGGTGGTGGTGGTGGGGATTCCGTATTCCATGGATGGGTCGACGGGGCCGCAGGCCCTGAAGACGCTTCGATTCGTGGAGAAGCTGCGTCCGGCGGTGGGTATGCCTGTGCGTCTGTGGGACGAGTCGCTTTCCACGCGCAGAGCGGAGGAAGGTCGCAGACGTCTGGGGCGGAGGGATCGGAAGAAAGGCGAAAAGGATCGAATCGCTGCTGCATACATTTTGCAGGATTATCTGGATGCGGTCCGGAAGAGCGGAGGCGGTCTGTGA
- the mltG gene encoding endolytic transglycosylase MltG has translation MRRLLKVGIFLGVLAVLFGFGFLAAQWVPFLFFPANETLQEKMFRVKWGEPFERVAERLSEEGFVPQPRRIVRLAHYLDLGRKVQAGAYVLTGKMTPLDILRTLSQGKVVRFRVTVPEGYNSYQIAKLLEDGQVVPAADFLAAIRDPQVLLDLDVHAESAEGFLYPETYVFSSSLTARDVVKMMVEQFRKVFDEGMVAKARALGMSEAQVVTLASIVEKESAVAEERPLVSAVFHNRMKFGMRLQSDPTVIYGLFPGFNGNLTRAHLESDGPYNTYTRSGLPPGPIASPGRESLIAALYPAHANYLYFVSKNDGTHIFSDDFKNHSRNVWKFQRHNPGQAESLGVR, from the coding sequence GTGAGGCGCCTCCTCAAAGTAGGGATCTTCCTCGGCGTGCTGGCCGTCCTGTTCGGATTCGGGTTTCTGGCCGCGCAGTGGGTGCCGTTCCTGTTCTTTCCGGCGAATGAGACGCTCCAGGAGAAAATGTTTCGAGTCAAGTGGGGTGAGCCGTTCGAGCGAGTGGCGGAACGCCTTTCCGAGGAGGGATTTGTACCCCAGCCGCGCCGGATCGTCCGCTTGGCGCACTACTTGGATCTCGGGCGGAAGGTTCAGGCCGGGGCATACGTGCTTACGGGAAAAATGACGCCGTTGGATATCCTGCGGACCCTGAGTCAGGGCAAGGTCGTCCGCTTCAGAGTCACGGTGCCGGAGGGATACAATTCGTACCAGATCGCCAAACTTTTGGAGGACGGCCAGGTGGTTCCGGCCGCAGACTTTCTTGCCGCGATTCGGGACCCCCAGGTCCTGCTCGATCTGGACGTCCACGCCGAGAGTGCGGAGGGATTTCTGTATCCGGAAACATACGTGTTCAGTTCGTCGCTTACGGCCCGGGACGTGGTCAAGATGATGGTGGAGCAGTTTCGGAAGGTCTTTGATGAGGGCATGGTGGCCAAGGCCAGAGCGCTCGGCATGTCGGAAGCGCAGGTCGTCACCCTGGCTTCGATCGTTGAAAAAGAGTCGGCCGTGGCGGAAGAGCGGCCGCTGGTGTCGGCGGTCTTTCACAATCGGATGAAATTCGGGATGCGCCTCCAGAGCGATCCGACGGTGATCTACGGCCTTTTCCCCGGCTTCAATGGAAATCTGACGAGAGCCCACTTGGAATCGGATGGCCCGTACAATACCTATACTCGGTCCGGACTTCCGCCCGGCCCCATCGCCAGCCCCGGCCGGGAGTCGCTTATCGCCGCCCTCTACCCCGCGCACGCAAATTACCTGTACTTCGTGTCCAAGAACGACGGGACGCACATCTTCTCGGATGACTTCAAGAACCACAGCCGGAACGTGTGGAAGTTTCAGCGTCACAATCCCGGCCAGGCGGAATCCCTGGGGGTGCGGTAA
- a CDS encoding NAD(P) transhydrogenase subunit alpha, which produces MHGLPQPDLIENLFVFMLASFLGLELIRGVSRLLHTPLMSLTNAISSIAIVGSLLLAGRQDNTLSTVLGTLAIACSAINAIGGFMITERILRMFKRKDER; this is translated from the coding sequence ATGCACGGACTCCCTCAACCGGACCTCATCGAGAACCTCTTCGTCTTCATGCTCGCCTCGTTCCTGGGTCTCGAGCTCATCCGAGGCGTTTCGCGGCTCCTGCACACACCGCTCATGTCGCTGACCAATGCCATCTCTTCGATCGCGATCGTCGGATCGCTTCTCCTGGCCGGGAGGCAGGACAACACCCTGAGCACGGTCCTCGGCACCCTCGCCATCGCCTGCTCGGCCATCAATGCGATCGGCGGTTTCATGATCACCGAACGCATTCTGCGGATGTTCAAACGCAAGGACGAACGCTGA